The Cydia pomonella isolate Wapato2018A chromosome 23, ilCydPomo1, whole genome shotgun sequence region TCGCCGCGGCGCCGGGCCCTCCGCGCGCCGCGCGGGCCCCGGCGACACCCCTCGGGACGGTGTCGGGTCGCCGCGGCGCCGGGCCCTCCGCGCGCCGCGCGGGCCCCGGCGACACCCCTCGGGACGGTGTCGGGTCGCCGCGGCGCCGGGCCCTCCGCGCGCCGCGCGGGCCCCGGCGACACCCCTCGGGACGGTGTCGGGTCGCCGCGGCGCCGGGCCCTCCGCGCGCCGCGCGGGCCCCGGCGACACCCCGCGGGACGGTGTCGGGTCGCCGCGGCGCCgggcccgccgcgcgccgcgcgggCCCCGGCGACACCCCTCGGGACGGGGTCGGGGCGCCGCGGCGCCGGGCCCTCCGCGCGCCGCGCGGGCCCCGGCGACACCCCTCGGGACGGTGTCGGGTCGCCGCGGCGCCGGGCCCTCCGCGCGCCGCGCGGGCCCCGGCGACACCCCTCGGGACGGTGTCGGGTCGCCGCGGCGCCgggcccgccgcgcgccgcgcgggCCCCGGCGCCACCCCTCGGGACGGTGTCGGGTCGCCGCGGCGCCGGGCCCTCCGCGCGCCGCGCGGGCCCCGGCGACACCCCTCGGGACGGTGTCGGGGTCGCCGCGGCGCCGGGCCCCTCCGCGCGCCGCGCGGGCCCCGGCGACACCCCTCGGGACGGTGTCGGGTCGCCGCGGCGCCGGGCCCACCGCGCGCCGCGCGGGCCCCGGCGACACCCCTCGGGACGGTGTCGGGTCGCCGCGGCGCCGGGCCCTCCGCGCGCCGCGCGGGCCCCGGCGACACCCCTCGGGACGGTGTCGGGTCGCCGCGGCGCCGGGCCCTCCGCGCGCCGCGCGGGCCCCGGCGACACCCCTCGGGACGGTGTCGGGTCGCCGCGGCGCCGGGCCCTCCGCGCGCCGCGCGGGCCCCGGCGACACCCCTCGGGACGGGGTCGGGTCGCCGCGGCGCCGGGCCCTCCGCGCGCCGCGCGGGCCCCGGCGACACCCCTCGGGACGGTGTCGGGTCGCCGCGGCGCCGGGCCCTCCGCGCGCCGCGCGGGCCCCGGCGACACCCCTCGGGACGGTGTCGGGTCGCCGCGGCGCCGGGCCCTCCGCGCGCCGCGCGGGCCCCGGCGACACCCCTCGGGACGGTGTCGGGGCGCCGCGGCGCCGGGCCCTCCGCGCGCCGCGCGGGCCCCGGCGACACCCCTCGGGACGGGGGCGGGTCGCCGCGGCGCCGGGCCCTCCGCGCGCCGCGCGGGCCCCGGCGACACCCCTCGGGACGGTGTCGGGTCGCCGCGGCGCCGGGCCCTCCGCGCGCCGCGCGGGCCCCGGCGACACCCCGCGGGACGGTGTCGGGTCGCCGCGGCGCCGGGCCCTCCGCGCGCCGCGCGGGCCCCGGCGACACCCCTCGGGACGGTGTCGGGTCGCCGCGGCGCCgggcccgccgcgcgccgcgcgggCCCCGGCGACACCCCTCGGGACGGTGTCGGGTCGCCGCGGCGCCGGGCCCTCCGCGCGCCGCGCGGGCCCCGGCGACACCCCTCGGGACGGTGTCGGGTCGCCGCGGCGCCGGGCCCTCCGCGCGCCGCGCGGGCCCCGGCGACACCCCTCGGGACGGTGTCGGGTCGCCGCGGCGCCGGGCCCTCCGCGCGCCGCGCGGGCCCCGGCGCCGCCGCGAGCGCATTGCTACATTGTACACGGAGGGCGTTGAAGGCTCGCTGCGTGTAATTGACCCGCAGGTTGCACGTGTATAAAGTTTGGCAGAAGGCTTTAAACAGAGTAATCTTTACTTCGATGCTAGatgttttttaaaaacatgtatccactaagaaaaacgcatacagccaattaatatacttaatgattcacacttggtataattatgtatatacatatgtttatttgtattaagtatatatgtaagtttatcaatatatagtttatattcatgtatAGTCTCGGtcacaaattcatttactttaaactgcacctacttaatctttctggtttaacccattggttgactagtagagaatgccttaaggcattaagtccgccatttgtaccttcatgtattgtgcaataaagatcaaataaataaatacagtcgcgggccgcgtctacacgacgCGGTCAACATCAGCTATACAAAAgatctaaaatataaatttaagtagtctttgattttattaagcaatattcgcacgatcatacacgacggtcttgtAAGAACGAGACATGTATGGTCGTATATCTTACTATCTCACTCTATCCTACAGCTTACAATGATGccgaccgggtcgtgtagacgtgGCGCGCGGCCATATTAATTGGCTGCTTGCGTTTCCTATTGGATAtatgttttaaaaagtaaaaaacaatacagtaataacttcccgtccgctaaaataCGACAAtaacggttttagttttttttatttgaatttgaccataatgaagaacatcctgtactatttttgctacaataaagtaaatatttccaAGCACGTTGGAAAAAAAGAAGCTCACCTTATCGGGTACTCGAGCCGGGCCCTCGGCGAGCGCGGGCAGGTACAGACCGTGCGACTGCGACAGCGAGAACCACTCCGCGAGCTGCTCGCGCTCGCGctccgccgcgcgccgcgcgctcgCGCGCATGCTCGCCGAGCGCCGCACGTCCACACCGCCCGCCGGGGGGCCGTCCACATCCTCGACGCTCAAACATTTCTCACCGTTGCCGAACGGTAGGTCGATCGACGTGCACTCGTTCGAAGGTCGGTAATCGATTGATTCGTCGGGCGGACTCGACTGACCGACATCGGGTCGATGGTCCGTCGAGATTTGACTGCGGGGCGTGAATTTACGTTTACGTCTATACTGTCTACGTCTGTCGGTACTATCTTGATTTGCTGAATGTTCTGGGTTTATATGTGTCGGCGCGGAGTCGATCGGCGGCGTCAGTCTCAACGGGTCTAATTCGGGCGAGTTCCTCGGGTCCACATCGGGCGAGCGTCGGTCAGATAAATTGAGGTTTTCGTGGTCGGAGAAGCATCGGTCGAGGTTTTCTCGGTCGGACAGGTGTCGGTCGAGATCTTCTTCGGATAAGCGCTGGTGTCTGTCGTCCAGGTCAGGCTGGGTCAGTAGTCCTGACCGTCGCGGTGTGAAGGCAGGTTGGGCAGGGTCTCGGTGCGCAGCGCGTCCAGACAAGCCCGGTAGTCGGGGTCCTCGCGGTCGGAGTCGTGCTCGTCGGCCCCGCGCAGCGGGTCGGCGTCGTGCTCGTCGGCCCCGCGCAGCGGGTAGGCGTCGTGCTCGTCGGCCCCGCGCAGCgggtcggcggcggcggcgggcggctcgGCCTTCACGAGCGGCTCCGCGCCGTGCCACAGCTCCACCCTGGACCGTGATCATATTTACGATAAACACCTCAAAGTACTAAATATTCGTTTGTAATCGATCGAGTGCAGTGAAGTCTTAGCGTGCCTTTCGACCGGACATGTGCTGTGCtcgctatgctatgttttcatacatttaaaacgCAGCTGCACATCTccggtcgaaaggcacccttacGCATTGCTTAAGACGAAAATGAACgatatttcatacaaacgtagtccccgtttGCCTCTCCGGATAAGGAGGTAAGTGAGCGAGGGAATACCATTTTCCCCGATATGCTTGGAAATACTTAGAACGAATTAAATTATATTcggtaaatattttaatttgttttttaacactattttattaggtcgatctgtatgtaactaactatgtaatggaatctaaggtaactaatttgtaataggcagagcgccggggtggaggggttgaatcacttaacacagtatacaggttaacagatgTATTGTCTCTCAGCTTGTCCACTCGAATCCCCTAATACTTACaattctatcattatatataattatactacgtgacagaagaggaaatcccttatcgAGTGGAGGCGCAAGATCTATATTAAATGTGCTGATCACTCAATATGCACTGACGTGCCGATATGAGTGTCTGCCTATCGCACCTCCCCTGAAAAGGTAGGGGTTCCCTCCCCTGAAAAGAACACTATTGGTAATACAACTTTACTCTATTCTTATGTACTAAATaatctgtattatttttaattacctttAAATTGGAACCTATTAtgtcttttattttataggGTCCTAAATATAggtcatttaatttattgtaacattcattcttaattaatactaaatcaCCTTTCTTAAAATTAACAACGTTAGCCTTACAATCGTATTTagattttctttgaattttacTTAGAATTAGATTGTTCCTAGCATCAGCATGTGCTTTTTGTAACCTAAATTTTAATTCTAATGGATAGTGATCGTAGACATATAGTGGTTCTACTCTATTTACAAGATTACATGGTACATTACAAGATTTCCCAAACACTAACTCGTAAGGCGAATATTTCGTACTTGTATTTACTGAGGTGTTGTACGCAAAACACCAGTACTGAACCCATGAACTCCAGTTTGTGGTGAAATTCCTAGTTTGTATTCTTAGGTAACTGCCAAGATGTTTATGCCAATTCTCTAATGAACCTATACTTTCATGGTGGTATGGTGTCGAGTTAATTTTCTCAACTTTCAATAATTTACAAACCTCCCTTAATGTGGAATTAATGAATTCAGTACCACAATCTGTTGCTAGAGTTTTGGGAATTCcatatcttaaaacaaaattttcaaCAAATGCCCTTGCTACTGTCTGAGCATCCTTACTTTCCAATGGATATGCCTCTACATATTTGGTCAATTCACATTGTAAAGTTAGGATATACTTATATCCTTCATTATCTACATCCAATGGCCCTACAATATCTAAATATACTTTTTCAAAAGATGTTGTAGCTGTGGTGGTTATAACCATATTATCTCGCGTGTTCCTGGTGCAAAATTTTTGCTTTTGACAATCCTTGCATCGTTTAACATAGTCATCTATATCCTTACGCATGTTTTGCCAATAGTACTTTTTCTGAATACTGTTTATCATTCTTGTACTACCAGCGTGTCCACTAGTGGGTAATAAATGATAGTCATTAAGTATAACCCGAATCATTTCCCTATCGGTAACTCTTGTTTTCCCTTGTATTACACATAACCTTGGTAATTCGTCTTGTCCCGCGCGAAAGACTTTTGTTAataacatcatatattttttattttgctcacttttaactattattaactctgctatatttaaacttttgcaCAGTATAACCAAGTCTCGTAACGATACGTCTAAGCGTGCCTTCGTTAATAGAGAATCTTGGTTTATGCAAATTGCAGAGTTCACATAAACAACATTGTCAGACCCGGTCTGATTTAATTCCTTAGCGCATCCCGACATTTTCTCAAATTCTTTATATGAGCAAATTTTCAATTCTGTATCTCCCTTCGACCCTTTTATGATATCTACCACCCTCGGTTGACCAGGCTCTAAAGACGTAGTACCTGAGTCCTGTATCGCTTGTGAAACGTTCGATGAGTGAGTCATTGAACGAGTAACTACTCCAACGAATGCTGAGTTCAAAGATTTCAACTCGTCCGATGTAATGACGATTCTCGACAAGGCATCTGCCGTAACATTTTCTGAACCCTTAATATATTCAACCTCGAAATCATACTCCTCTAAAGCCAACCTAAACTTCGTCAAGCGACTACTAGGATCCGTCATACTAAATAGATGTACTAGAGGTTTATGGTccgttaaaattttaaatttcctgCCATACAAATAAGGCCGAAAATGCTTAATTGACCATACAATACTTAACAGTTCTTTATGGATCGTAGGATAGTTAAGTTCCGCCTTATTCAACTGCCTACTCGCGAAAGCTACTGGTTTATTATTCCCATTCGACAATACTGCCCCTATAGCTACACCTGACGCATCCGTTTGAAGACGAAAAACATTATCGCTTGACAAATCTGGATAGTCTAAAACTGGGGGAGAAGACAGCAAAACCTTTAGCCTCTGAAACGCCGTCTCACATTCTACTGACCAATCAAATTCAACGCCCTTTTTAACCAATCGATTTAAGGGATATACTACTTCTCCGAAATTCTTTATGAATCTTCTATAAAAATTAGCAAAAGCTACGAACCGCCGAACCTCGTCCGCATTTTTAGGCACTGGAAACTTCTTCAACACTTCTATCTTACTAGTATCGGGCAAGACCCCGCTAGGTGTTATTACATGCCCTAAGTAATTTAATTCCGTTTTTAGAAAAACACACTTACACGGGTTAAGCTTCAAATTGACTTCCCTAAACCTCTcaaaaacttttattaagtTAGCGTTATGCTCATGAAAATTCTTCCCGAACACAATTACGTCAtccaaatacaaaaaacaagCGTCCTGAGTTAACCCTGATAACGCTACAGCCATAAGCCTGGAAAATGCGCTAGGGCTACTTCGCAACCCCATTGGGAGCCTTTTAAGCAAATACTGTTTATCTGCAGTAAAAGCCGTAAACTTCCTACAACCTGGTGACAGCCTCATTTGATAATACCCAGAGCTTAAATCCAAATGTGAAAAATATACACAACCCGACAATGAGTCCAATATCTCTTGCATATTTGGCAAAGGAAATTTCTCATCGACTAATTTCTTATTCAACAGTCTATAATCAATGACAATACGCCATTTTTTCTCACCACTGCTATCTAACTTCTTTGGCAAAAGCAATAGAGGGGAAGACCATTCACTTACACCCTCTTCGATTATATCCTCATCCAACAATTTCTTAATTTGTTTCTCTACTTCCTTTTTCTGTGCAAATGGAATCCTGTACGGTTTAACATACACAGGACAAGCATCATTCTGTAATTTAATCTCATAATCGAATAAATTAGAAACTGTCAACTTATCACCCGGCATATGAAAAATATCTGCATACTTCGCACAAACTCTTTCGAGCGTACGACTACTTCCGTCATCGAGGTAAGACCTAAGTTTCAATAACCCAAAGAGTTCCTTGACCCTGTCTACTGTCTTTGATGGTTGAGAGTCAAAAGAACAAACAAAATAATCCTCCAACCTACCAAGCCTTGGACAGTAATTACCCAACTCTACTCCACTCTCTCGTGTGTTCAAAAACCGGACTGGAATTCTCCCATCCTCCGAAAACACCACTGCGCCCGCTACGAAAACCCCTGGGGTAACTTCTTGCGGAACAACAACATATTCCCCTTGTACATCCGTCGAAATCCATTTAACCATCTCACACCTGCTAGGAATAACTATCGAACTCGCCGCTCCTAAGCCCAATTTACACGACAATCTATTCCCCAACACATGTTGCAACCTCAAAACTCGCTCCCCGTAGTCTATACTACACttatacttaatcaaaaaatcctCTCCTAAAATACCATTGCCCTTACATCTAAGACCTACAAATACATGAAACCTATGACAAAATTTATAACCTTCCACCAATAGTTCCAACTCTACATACCCTACCGAAACCAAATTCCCACATACTCCTCTTATCCTTATCCTATCCGGAACTATCTGAACCCCAAAACTTTCAATGcaactatattttattattgacacATTAGCCCCTGTATCTACTAATAAAGATAATTTCGTATctaaacaatttacaactacgTGATTATTACCCCCATACGATAATATTTCTACACATTCGTCGTTAGTCACGAAAAAACTCCGACTCGCTACTTTGCTCAGCTGAGTCACGTACTAACTCGTCTACATGTGATGACTCTATGACATTGACATTGCGTACTTCTGACTTAGCAAAATTGCCCGATCCACGCTTACTCGGGAAATTTATCCGTCCTCGACCTTGCTGAGTCGCATTGCGATTATAACTGAGGTGCGCAGAACTAAACGGTCGTTGACTGTAACGCTGTCTGTTATTATTACCAAAACCATTTCTATTTTGATTGTAAGGCCGCCTTGAGAAATGAAAACAATTTGTTGCCGGTCTTTGAACTACTTCCGATTCATCTACCGCAATAGTTATTGCTTCCCTAATCGACTCAACAGCCCGCGCTGCTAAAATAGTACCTATCCTGTCACTATTTAATCCTTCCGCAAAACGCCTAATAGCAGTTTTCTCATTTATCGGCCGAAGGATATCGTGCGCTGCCGAATTTCCATCGGCTTGAGTCAAAGTCAGGTTAGCAAACAGCTGTTCTATCTCATTTCCAAAATCCTCTATACTCCTATTTCCTTGCCTACACCTCTGCAACTGCGAAAGGATAGCTGTATACGACTTTTTAGGCAACAAATACTTTCTAATATCGCCAATCAAATCCGAAACGGTCGCGTAGtcacttttaatttttaacttagCTTTAGTCGACAACCGCGTCTTAACAACGAAATTTATCAGAACGCCCTGATCTTTCTCCTTTAACGTACCGCTATAAAATTGTAACCCATCAATCAATTGGTTTATTTGATTTTCATCCACGTCCACCACAGGCAAAAGCGAAAGAGCCGTCTTTAAATCAAAATCGGCCATCTCGGATTCCGTGTCCGACTTAACTAGCctttgaatttccaaaaataaaCATTCGAAGTCGTCTGCTGTTTTTAAAGCCACATCGAGATCCCCAGCTGCAACTTCTTTTTTACCTATATCCTCAACTAACAaatcaaatttacatttaacatctttTGCTAACAATAACTTATTCCTACCTTGCACAGTCTGCCGTTTGTCCTTACCTAACTTAACTATACTATCCCTAATAACACGTAattcttctaacaaactgacaagGTTAGccataaaacacaaataaaataaaccaaataagtatatcaaattacactacacaaaaaaaaacctttaacaCACCTATCTAAACATTTTCGCCCCGAATAGCCCGCCGCGCCGCTCGTCGCTCCCAGCCGCTGTACAGCTGTCCCTTTACTCGTTCGTAGACCCGGGACAAAGCGTAGCGTAAGCGtcctgtcacggtcgccatgtaataggcagagcgccggggtggaggggttgaatcacttaacacagtatacaggttaacagatgTATTGTCTCTCAGCTTGTCCACTCGAATCCCCTAATACTTACaattctatcattatatataattatactacgtgacagaagaggaaatcccttatcgAGTGGAGGCGCAAGATCTATATTAAATGTGCTGATCTATATTAACCaccttccaaggatcgtagcgtcatggaAATTGACAGCTGtttgtagttctgatgacaatacaacaatatggtactgtcgaactgttctgatgatggagccggaggatatgaactggaacttcataaTGGAACATcatatcatagctgtgtttggatttgttagaaaagtcttgtaacaAACTTTGAcaacgattaggtttcaaggtttgatgatgaagccggaa contains the following coding sequences:
- the LOC133530781 gene encoding collagen alpha-1(I) chain-like; protein product: MSCTSIDLPFGNGEKCLSVEDVDGPPAGGVDVRRSASMRASARRAAEREREQLAEWFSLSQSHGLYLPALAEGPARVPDKRAFNALRVQCSNALAAAPGPARRAEGPAPRRPDTVPRGVAGARAARGGPGAAATRHRPEGCRRGPRGARRARRRGDPTPSRGVSPGPARRAAGPAPRRPDTVPRGVAGARAARGGPGAAATRHRPAGCRRGPRGARRARRRGDPTPSRGVSPGPARRAEGPAPRRPAPVPRGVAGARAARGGPGAAAPRHRPEGCRRGPRGARRARRRGDPTPSRGVSPGPARRAEGPAPRRPDTVPRGVAGARAARGGPGAAATRPRPEGCRRGPRGARRARRRGDPTPSRGVSPGPARRAEGPAPRRPDTVPRGVAGARAARGGPGAAATRHRPEGCRRGPRGARWARRRGDPTPSRGVSPGPARRAEGPGAAATPTPSRGVSPGPARRAEGPAPRRPDTVPRGGAGARAARGGPGAAATRHRPEGCRRGPRGARRARRRGDPTPSRGVSPGPARRAEGPAPRRPDPVPRGVAGARAARGGPGAAATRHRPAGCRRGPRGARRARRRGDPTPSRGVSPGPARRAEGPAPRRPDTVPRGVAGARAARGGPGAAATRHRPEGCRRGPRGARRARRRGDPTPSRGTSPGPARRARGRGPRRRRVLARRRADT
- the LOC133530774 gene encoding uncharacterized protein LOC133530774; this encodes MAHRPHFLLRAPLHATYEQTRAVLAGVLRGLGGLRAEELLAAQDVVRHVDHNGVELWHGAEPLVKAEPPAAAADPLRGADEHDAYPLRGADEHDADPLRGADEHDSDREDPDYRACLDALRTETLPNLPSHRDGQDY